TGAGAAAGCCTTCGAACGGAGCGGCTGCTACGCGTTGGATCTCTCCTTCCGTCATGGTCTTGGCAGTGACGCGATAGGAAATAGGAAGAAAGATCAGGAAAGCAAGAGCGATCATGGCCAGCGTGGCGCCAACCTTCCAAACCAGGTAGCGAGGTCCGAGCAGATGCTTCAGAACACGTCGGCTTTCGTCGCCTAGGCGTTGCAGTGAGTTGCGTTCCGCATCGCGTCGTTGCGCGACTACTGGTGCGGAAAGTGCGACGAATGCATCCAGCCATTTGCGCTCGTCCTCGGTGAAGCGCCTGTCATCGCCGCGCTCCAGCGTCAGTACCGCCAGGCATCGCGCCTGCTGAGCAATAGGCAACGACAGCGCCGTCGATGAACCCGTGCGCTGCAACAATGCGGCATGCGCGCGATAACCTTCCTGCGACTCCACCGGCTGGGCCAGGTCGCAGGCCTCGCCCATAGCTGCCACATAGGCCTGCACCAGTGGCGATGACTTCTCGAACGTGGCCGCTTCGGACAGTGCGACCAGCGTTACCTTCGCTTCGCGCACCAAGCCGATGGCCACGCGCGTGCAGCCAAAACGGTGCCGCAACTCGTTGCAGAGATCGAACAGAGCCTGCTGGAAGCGCTCATGCCGCAGGGTGGTGGCGATGGCTTCCAGCACGCCCAGCGACCGCGTGCTCGCCTCCACAGCCGCGTCGTGATCGCGCTTACCCAGCAGATTGCTGAGCCAGGCATTCCCCCAGTGCAGCTCGCGCAGCAGTGAGGGAACGGAGCTGGCATCCGCTATCATCTCCAGGACGACGGCCCCCGCGATGCGCTCATTGACGGAGAGCGGTGTTGCCACATGCAGCAAGCCGGGCTGGTCGGCGACCGGCAGCACGACGGCGCGTCGATCGCCGATGGCGCGTTGCACCGCGGCACTCATTCGCGCCATTTCGGCGTGTGCGGTAGGCCAAACAGCAATCGGCACGAACGCCTGACCACCCTGGGCTTCGACCAGTACGGCGGCCTGACGCGCGTTGGGAAATTTTTCGCAGATCAGCGCAAGCCAGGCGCTGCAGAACGCATCGGACGTGCGCGCCCTGACAAAGCGCTCCCAGTTGTCCTGGACCAGCTCGCCCTCGGGCGAGGCCTCTTCCTGTTCCATGGACATGGGTAGGTTCATGGCGCTTTCGGTGCAACAGTCATTGCGACTGGATCCGCATTGCTTTCGTGATTGATGAACAGGGCATCGAGCTCATCCAGATCGACTGCGCTCAGCTCCCCCAGGGTGGATTTCAACTTGACGTAGGCGGAGAGCTGCTCATAGCTGCCCTTGCGCAGATTGCTTTGCGCGGTAATCCATTGCTGCCGGGCATCGAGGACATCGGCCTCGGTATTCAGGCCGCGCGCAACACCCTTCTGGGCCACCTGTAACAAGGAGCTGGCGGATTCCATCGCCGTGCGTGCGGCAGAAGCCTTGGCACGCCCCGCTCTCCAACTGAAGAAAGCGGACTTCACATTGAGGATCGCCTGGCGCCGGGCGGCATCTCGCTGGTTCAGCGCCTTGTCGCGCTGCGCCAGGGCCTCTTCTACCTTCGCTGACTGCGTACCACCCGAATAGAGGGGCACACTCAACTGCAGGCCGACCGCAAGCTGACGAATGTGATAACCCGGCTGGCCGGGAAAGTTGCCTACGGCCTGATCAGTGTCGCCATAGGTGGCAACCATATCCAGAGTGGGCTGATGGCCGGCGCGCTGCTTCTTGACGTTTTCGTTGGCGGCGGCAATGGCGCGCTCGGCGGCGCGGAGGGCAGGGCAGTGCGTATCGACCTGTTCCAGCCACTCATCCAGGTTGCCTCCCACCAGGTCCGGTATCTTGGCGTCGTTGCGCAAATAGGGTTGCTGCATTCCATCCGCCGATCCGATCCACTGCTCCAGTGCGGCAAGCTTGGTGTCCTGGTCCAGTTCCGCGGAAGCCCTGTCGGCATCCGCGTCCTCGTACTTTGCATGTGCGTCCTCGGCCTTGGGCTCGCTTTGCTGGCCTAGGCTGGCGGCCTTCTTCTCGATGTCCCATTTTGCGCGGAGGGTATCGCGCTGCGCCGTGGTGAACTCCACTTGATCGCGGGCCTGCATCAAGTCAAACCAGGCCGTAGAGACCTTCTGGTAAAGCTGCTGCTCCGCATCGTCCAGTTGATCGCTGGCTTGTGCCTCTTCCTCTTTCGACTGCCGCCACGACGCGAGATCGGCCGGACGCCAGAGGGCCTGGTTCAAGCTCAGTTGATCGCCATTGCTGTGGTAGCGATCGTGCATCACCGGAGGAACGTTGCCCTGCGATTCATAGCGACGGCGATTGCCGTTACTGTTTGCCGTTGCCGTGAGCTGCGGGAGCATGGCGCCCCATGCCTGGCGAGCCCTGGCGTGTGACGCATCGACATCGTCCTTGACGGAGCGATAGCCTGGCTCGCTTTCGTGCGCTAGCGCAAACAGCTCGCCGAGCGTCGTCACCTGCGCTTCCGTCGCGTGGGCATGCGTTGTCACCAGCAACAGTGTGGCTAGCATGAGGGGCCAGTGCCGTCGCAAGCAGGGACCGGACCCTGGGTTATGCACGGCGCGTCTTCCGCCCTGCGCGAAAGCGGGCCAAGTGCCTACCATAGCCGCACGAAGCGGCTTTACCACCCAAAACGTGGCGAGCTTGAAGCACCACACAAATCCCTTTGTTGTCCCCTGTCAGGAAGGATCACCTACTGCTGATGTCGCTATGTGCGACTGCAGTGCCCATCTGCGCGGGCAACGGCGCCTTCTTTGCGCTTTACGTTTTCATTCTCGCATCGCCTCGTCGACCATGCCAAGTATGCCGCGGGGGATGCTGGCTTCAGTTTTACGACAGGTATGTTCAGGATGTGCTGGGTTACCATCACGACAAGCCGGATGCGATGCCGCACGGCCTACTCTTACAGGGAAGAACATGAAGCGCATCATCGGAGCGATCGCGCTGGCGGTCTTGCTAGGCGGCTGTCAAACCTCTGCAACAAAGGTCTCGAACCTGACGCCCGGCAGTCGACCGGACCGCGTCATTGCCGCGCTTGGACAGCCCGACGACAAAACGACCGATGGGCAGTTTGACGTCTATACGTACCGCCATCGCCGCAGCCTTCGCTCGTTGCATCATGTCGATTACACAGTGGTCTTCAGAGAAGGCCAACTCGTGGCGTTTGGCCCGGGGGTGGCAAAACAGAATGATGCCGGTGACATGATGATCGTTCCACCGGCACTCGGGATACTTTGATTTAGTCAGGGGGATTGGACGTGAAGAAGCTTTGTACAGCAGCGGCTGTCGTGGCCGCTGGCATGCTGAGTGCCTGCCAGACCACTGGCGGAAAGATCGCACATCTCTATACCGGCAACTCGGAAGTGGAAGTGCGTGAAACGCTGGGGCGTCCCGATGCGGTACGTGTGATCGGCGACTACGAGGTTTACACCTATCTGGCCCGTCACCGCACGCGTATGTCGCTCGGCCACACCGACTACACCGTAGTGATGCAGGACGGGAAGGTCGTGCAGTTCGGTCCAGGCCTGGCACAACGAGAAGGCGTGCATACGGTAGTCATCGTACCCCCCCATCCAGAACTAGGCGTTCAGGGAATAGGGTGGCGTGGTAGGCCAGTTCTTTACCCGGCTTCGTCTTCGGTTGCTGATGGGTGCCTAATTGTTCGTCAGGCCACAATTACGAGCCTTCGAAAGCGCTCTGGCGAGCGGTGCTCCAATCCTGACTGCCCATCTCAACGAATGGCCCCGGCATGGCAGACGACAAGGCCATCACGCTGGGGGAGGGGCGCCGCCCATATCCGCGCCGCCGCTCCAGGCGGCGCGCGTTACGATGCCACCATGACACCGTCTTAGCGAAAGGGCATTCGCAATGGCATCACAAAGAAAGAAGGCCGGAACCGTAAGGTTTCGGCCTTCTTCGTTTGGAGGTGGAATCGTCCAAGCTAGATCGGTGCGGTTGCGAATCTCGCTCATCATTCTGAGCTTGGCGCCGGACTGACGAGCGAAACAATCACGCCTTGTCGCCTAACCTGGCTGCAGAGTTTCTTCTTCGCGACCGATCACCGGCTCAACCTCTTTGATCATCAGGATACTTACCATCGCGTGATACAGCTGCACGGGCGATACCGGCTTGTGTACCAATGGAATTCCGCTGGAAGTGGCCTCACGCAGTCGCTGTGGTGCCGTGTCACCGGTCACGATGAGCGCTGGCAGTTCGCTGCTGAGTTCGGCTCGCAATGCAGCGATGATTTCCGCGCCTGTCTGGCGCTCTCTTAGGCGGTAATCGCTGATCACCAACTCCGGGCCGTGGCTACGTGCGAGTTGAAGCGCTTCGTCGTACGACTCGGCGACGAAGCAATGGCATCCCCAGCTGCTGAGCAGTTGAAGCATGCCCAGGCGCACCGCTTCGTCATCGTCGATTACCAGTATCCGTCGTCCTGCCATATAGGCCTCAGGTTGAAGCGGCAGGTGGATGGGTAGATCGAAGCTGTCTTCGCTGAAGGCGCCTTGCGCTAATGGCACGCTTACGCGGAACACGCTGCCGCGATCGGGGCGCGAGGCTAAGGTTACAGCGTGCCTCATCGAGCGGGCCAAGCCTTCGGTAATGGCCAAGCCCAGGCCGAGCCCTTTGCGGCGATCTCGCTCGGGATTACCTAGTTGATGAAACTCGCGAAAAACTTCCTTCTGCAAATGTGGCGCGATGCCAATTCCGGTATCGAAGACCTCGATCACCGCCTCGCCACCACGCTTGCGACAAGCCACCAGAATGCCGCCACGCTCGGTGTAGCGAATTGCGTTGGATATGAGGTTGCGCAGCATGAGTTCGAGTAACGCCGGATCTGAAAATATCGCCAGATGGGTTTCCCGGCTGCGATAGACGATGTCCTTGAAATCAGCGTGCTGCCCTAGCTCGGTCTCCAGCTTGTTGAAGAGCGGCTGCAAACGGAACGAGCGCATGTTCGGCTTGATCACACCCGCATCGATGCGAGAGAAATCCAGCAATGTATTGAGCATTTCCGCGGATGCCTGACTTGTCGCGCGTGCATTGTCCAACACCTTGCGTTGGCTGTCGGATAGCTCGCTGCGTGCAAGCACTTCCAGAAACATGCCCTGAGCATGCACCGGTTGGCGCAGGTCATGGCTGGCGGCGGCCAGGAATTTGGATTTTGTGAGGTTGGCTTGCTCCGCCTTGTCTCGAGCAAGCTGCGCGTTATCTGATTCCACGCGTAGGAGCTCAAGCAGTTCCACGTTCTCGAAACGCAAGATGATCGTGTTTCTGATCGATTGGTGCGTATTGCGCGCCAAGGCAATCAAGCCGACCGCGTACAGTGTTATCGCAAACGCGAGCCCTCTATAAGGCGTGTCCACCATACCCAATAGCCATAACTTGCTGGCGACGACGCCCTGCATGGCGATGGCCTGGCCGATATAGACAGGTGTTACCGGCGCCAGCATGGACATGGCGTGACCCGCAATGCCAGCCATGGAGGCCATCACCAAGATGCTGCCCGCGACGCCGGCATGATCCAGCGCGATCCAAACGAGTGAGCCCCAGGCAGCTCCGGCAAGGCTGTTTAATATCACCAGGTGCAAAATAATCCTGCGGGTCTGCTTGATCGTGATGCCACGACTGACCAGATGCCGGGCATACCCAATGCCGACCAGCCGGCAGCCCACGACCGAGGCATACCACGTCAGCAAGATCGGCAGGCTTGTACTTCCACGTAGGAACCAGGCCAGCACGGATGCCATCAGCACACTGGAGACCAGCGAGCTTTTGACGCCACCCAGTAACAGACGAACCTGTTCGACGCGTATCTGTTGTTCGCGCAAGTCAGTGATGGGCGCGCTCAACCGATCAACCCCAAGCGTCGCGACATAAAGGCCGCCTCTGAGCGACTGGATACCTGCAATGCCGCCAAGATGGCCTGTACGTGACCGCGGATCGTGTTCTCTGAAAGGTTCAGGCGTCGGCCGATCATTTTGTTCGACAGCCCCTGGCAAAGTAGATCGAGCACCTCGCATTGACGCGGGGTGAGTTTGGCTGAGCGCACTGCTGATGCGGAGGAGGTGCCCTCCGGCGCCGCTGAGTGGTCGTCCAGCAGCGCGGTGATGGTCTCCAGCATCGCATCCGGTGTTTGAGCCTTCGAAATAAATCGATGGGCTCCTCGTTCCAGCGCCTCGCGTACTGCCTCTGGGTCGTAAAGGGCTGACACCACTACGATTTTGGCCTCCGGCCATTTGCGCTTGAGTAACGCAATGCCTTCCAGGCCATTGAGCCCTTGCAACTGCACGTCAAGTAGCAGCAGGTCGAGCGTATCCGTAGGGGTGCGTAGAGCCTCCGCAATGGAGGCGGCCTCAAAGATCTCGATGTCCTTCAGGCCGGCGGTTAGCACCATGGCAATGCCGGAGCGAAACAGCGTGTGGTCGTCGATAAGCAGGAAACGGGTGGGGCTCACGGCGTACTCATCGAACTCGAAGACCAACACTCTACAGCCGTTTTGGCGTTGATCAATCCAAATGGACTATAGGGGGCACAGAACCCTGCCTATAGTATTTGGTGTGATGTAAGTCAGGTGCAAGTCACACATTTACTCACCCGTAGCGCAGTCCGCCTGGGTGAGCTGCTGAAATTATCGGGGGGCGTTCTTGCGACCTGTTCATGGCGATGCGCCTAACTCTCCCATCATGACAAGCCGCTTTAGTACGCAGGCACTGGCTTCCGACAAGCAATAGTTGGCTTGGCGCGAACGATTGGGGCATGTCGTCGATGTACCGGTTTCGCAACGGTTGCGCGCGTTTCCACCGATGCTCGACGGGACTACGTCTTTCATCTGTTCGTAGAAGGTCAAGGCGACAACGTAACGGGTATGCGCAAGAAGCGCAGCGCAGCGAATGCGCTCAGGGGGATGGATGGAGCGTCGGTTTCACTTTATTTCGGGTCTGCCTAGGTCTGGGTCTACCTTGCTGTCGGCCATTCTGCGTCAAAATCCGCGTTTTTACGCGGGTATGAGCGGGCCGATCGGCGGGGTGTTCAATACCTTGCTGGGCGAACTCGGCGGGCGCAACGAATACTCGGTGTTCATCAACGATGAACAGCGCCGCCGCATGCTCAAGGGCCTGTTCGATCAGTACTACGGGCCTGAGTTCAGTGCTGACGTGGTGTTCGACACCAATCGCATCTGGTGCAGCAAGCTGGGCCAGCTTAAGCCGTTGTTCCCGCACGGCAAGGTGATCGCCTGCGTCCGCCACGTGTCATGGGTTATCGACAGCATCGAGCAGTTGATCCGCAAAAATGCGTTCCAGCCCTCGTCGATTTTCAACTACCAGCCTGGTGGCACTGTTTATTCGCGCAGCGAAGGCGTTGCCAATGGCGACGGCATGGTCGGCTTTGCCTACAACGCGCTGAAAGAAGCGTATTACGGCGAAGACAGCGAAAATTTGATGTTGCTGCAGTACGAAACGCTGGTCGGCGATCCGGCTCGCGCGATTCAGGCGGTCTACGACTTCATCGAAGAGCCAACCTTCACGCATGATTTTGAGCGTGTGAGCTACGACGCTAACGAGTTCGATCTGCGCGCTGGCACGCCTGGTCTACATACCGTGCGCGAAAAGGTCGCGCTGCGCGAGCGAACCAGCATTTTGCCTCCCGATGTTTTTCGACGATTTGAGAACGATGCCTTCTGGAGCGATTCGCAACTCAACTTGCGTGGAGTTCGGGTGATTTAAGTCGAACTGCGCAGCGACTGATTCGCATGCGTAGTTTTCTAAAACGTTTCTAAGTCACCGCATGAAGGGTACGGCATCGCCGTGCCCTAGGACTTCGTGCGCCATTTTTTCGAGCGAGCACGTCTCGCTAGGTCTTTAAACAGGGGATCTTTTCAATGAACCGTATTTACCGTCTGGTTTGGAATCGCTCGTTGCGTGTACTGCAGGTTGCTTCCGAGCTTGCGCATTCCTGCTCGGACAACAGTACTCAAGGTGAATCCTCTTCGCCGACCGGTCCGCGTCGTGCGCTGGCGATCGCTTGTGCAGCGGCCTTGCTGAGTGTTGTCTCAGCGATAGCGCCTGTAAACGCTGCGGCGCAGACGCAGATTGCAGGGGGCAATGGCGGCGGCGTTGGTGGCAATGTTGTTGGTGGCATCGGCGGCAGTAGCACCGGCGCCGTTGGTGTTGCCGGAGCGAATGGCGCTGGTGGTAGCAGCGGTTATTACGGTGGCGGTGGCGGTGGCGGTGCAGGTGCCGCTGGTGGCAACGGCGGTTTGAGCAGCAGTGGGGGAGGTGCAGCAGGCAGCGCTGGAAGCGGAACCATTACTGCTGGTGCGACGCACACGGGTGGCGCGGGTGGTTCGGGGGGCAACGGTGCATATCAAGCCTCAAATCCCAGCACCGGCGGTGGCGGCGGTGGCGGCGGCGGTGGTGTGGGTTTTTTCGGGAACGGAGCCACGATCACTACAACGGGCACCTACGTGGGTGGCGCCGGTGGAGGCGGTGGTAATGGCGTCGTGGTCAGCGGCGGCGGTGGTGGCGGCGCCGGCGGCTTTGGAGCCCAGTTCACGACGGGCTCGTCACCTGCGGCCAGCCTGGGAGTGTCATTCCAAGGCGGCAATGGCGGCAATGGTGGTAACGGTTATTCGGGTGGCTCGGGTGGCGCTGGCGGCGTCGGTGTCAGCCTTGGCCATAGCATCTCACTGACCAATAACGCCGTCATTAGTGGTGGCAGGGGTGGCACGGGTGGCGCGGCTACCGGCGGTGGTGTGAATGGTGCTGGCGGCGCAGGCGGTGTGGGCCTCATCGGCACCGGCAACGACTACATCGCCAATAGCGGCGTGATCCAAGGTGGCGTTGCGAATGGCGGTAGCGGTGCACAGGCGGACGCCATCGACTTCAGTGGTGGCAGCAATACGCTGGAAATTCAAGCGAACTCCCAGATCAGCGGCCACGTGGTCAGCACCAGCGGTAGCGCCAACGGTGGCGATACGTTGGTGCTCGGCGGCGATAGCAATGCAAGCAACGGCAATTCCTTCAACGCTGCGGAGATAGGCTCCGTTGGCAGCGCAGCCCAGTACCAAGGCTTCAATAACTTTCAGAAAAACGGTGCGAGCACCTGGACCCTGACGGGCACGGCGACCGGGCTCACGCCGTGGACCATCAACGCGGGCACGTTGGCTATTTCCGCTGACGCCAGCCTCGGTCTCGGCACGGGCACGTTGACGTTGAACGGCGGTGCGCTGGAAACGACCGCAAACGGCACATCCTACCGTGGCGTCATACTGGGTACATCCGGCGGCACTTTTACAACGGATGCTGGTACGAACTTCACCGTTGGCGGTGTGGTGAGCGGTACGGGGGCATTGGTCGAGAATGACCGCGGCACACTGACGCTTACGGGCATCAACACCTACACCGGTGGCACAACCATCGGCGCTGGCGTGTTGGCACTCAGCGGCGCCGGCAGCATCGCTACGTCGAGTGGTGTGTTCAACAACGGCACGTTCGATATCAGCGGCGCAGTCAGTGGCGCTTGGATTAAGTCGCTGGGCGGTGGTGGTACGGTGAATCTCGGGGCGAGAATGCTGAACCTGACCAACGCGCAGGGCGATGCGTTCAGTGGTTCGATCACTGGCACCGGCGGCCTCACGCTGACCAATAGCACCGAGTTTTTGACCGGTAACAACACCTACACCGGCAGTACAACGATCAGCGGCAACTCGCGGTTGTTACTCAGCGGCAGTGGCAGCATCTCCACCTTGAGCAGTGTGATCAACAGCGGCTGGTTCGATATCAGCAACACGACCAGCAGCGGCGTTTCGATCAATTCGTTGACCGGGTTGGGTAATGTGATTCTCGGGTCGCAGACGCTGACCTTGCTCAATGGCTCTGGATTTTCTGGTCAGATCTCTGGCACAGGCGGCCTCACGCTGGCATCGGGCAACCAGTATTTGAACGGCGCCAACCTCTATACCGGCAGCACAACCATCAGCGGCGGCACGCTGTATCTCCAAAGCAGCAGCGGCAGCATCGCCACGTCGAGCAGCGTGATCGACAACGGCACGCTCGATATCAGCAACATGACCACCGGCGGCACGTCGATCCAATCGTTGAGCGGTACTGGCGCGGTAAATCTCGGTGGGAAGACGCTGACCCTGACCAACGCAGGCGATACGTTCAGCGGTTCGATCATCGGAACTGGCGGCCTCACGCTGGCCGGAGGGCACGAGACGTTGACCGGCACCAGCAGCACCTACGCTGGTGGTACGACGATCAATGCCGGCACGTTGAGTATTGCCGCAGACGCCAGCTTAGGTAGCGGCACGTTGACGCTGAACGGCGGTGCGCTGGAAACGACCGCGAACGGCACATCCAGCCGTGGCGTCATACTGGGTGCGTCCGGTGGCACTTTTACAACGGATGCTGGTACGAGTTTCTCTGTCGGCGGTGTGGTCAGCGGTACGGGGGCGTTGGTCGAGAATGGCGGCGGCGCACTGACTCTTGCGGGTACCAACACCTACACCGGCAGCACAACGATCAACGCAAGTGTGTTGGCACTTAGCGGCGCTGGCAGCATCGCTACGTCGAGTGGCGTGATCAACAACGGCACGTTCGATATCAGCAACACGACCAGTGGCGCTTCGATCAATTCGTTGAGCGGTGCTGGTGTATTGAATCTTGGGTCGCAGACGCTGACCTTGACCCATGCGGGCGATACGTTCAGCGGTTCGATCATCGGAACCGGTGGCCTCACGCTGGCCGGCGGCCACGAGACGTTGACCGGCACCAATAGCACCTACACCGGCGGTACAACGGTCAACGCCGGTACGTTGACTATTTCCGCAGACACCAGCCTCGGTTGGAGCAGGTTGACCTTGAACGGCGGTGCGCTGGAGACGACCGCAAACGGTACATCCAACCGTGCCGTCATATTGGGTGTGTCCGGTGGCACGTTTATAACGGATGCTGGTACGAGTTTCTCCGTCGGCGGTGTGGTGAGCGGCACGGGTTCGTTGGTCGAGAATGGCGGCGGCACGCTGATCCTTGCAGGCATCAACACCTACACCGGCAGTACATTGATCAACAACGGTACGTTGGCACTCAGCGGCGCTGGCAGCATCGCCACGTCGAGTAGCGTGATCAACAACGGCACGTTCGATATCAGCAACGTGGCCGGTGGCGCTTCGATCAATTCGTTGAGTGGTGCTGGTGTAGTAAATCTCGGGTCGAAGGCGCTTACCTTGGCCAATGCGGGCGATAGGTTTAGTGGTTCGTTCAGCGGCAGCGGCAGTCTCGCGCTGGCCGGGGGCCACGAAACGTTGACCAGTAATAACAGCGCTTACACCGGCGATATCGCGGTTAACGCCGGCACGCTGACTGTCGATGGCAGCGTCGGCGGCAATGTCGATGTGAAATCGGCTGCCACCGTGGGTGGCTATGGCACGATCGGCGGCAACGTCACGATTGAGGGTGGCGGCACGCTCGCTCCGGGTGATCAGAGCGTGACGACGATGGTCGTGGGCGCGCTGAACGTAGGCGGCAATCTGACCATGCAGCAAGGCAGTGCCCTCAACATAGGGGTTGGCACTCCAGGCGCTACCCTGTCTATGCCGGGCAGCGGCGACAGCGTGAACGTGACGGGTAACCTTGCTCTTAATGGCGCCACCGTCAACGTCAGCGGCGCCGCCAACATGGGGCCAGGGATGTATAGCATCCTCAAGTACAGCGGTACGCTGACGGAGACGAATGGTGGTCTTACGATCGGCAACGAACCGTCGGGAGCCGCGCTTTCTGTTCTGACGTTGACCGGCGACCACCAGATCAATCTGCTCAACACCGGATCGATGGTGTTGAATTTCTGGAACGGCAATGGTCTCGCTTCGTCGACACAGATGGGCGGTGGCAACGGCACCTGGTCTGCGATATCGCCGAACTGGACCGATGCCAATGCCGATGTGTCGGCACCGATGTCGCCACAACCGGGTTTCGCTTTATTTGCGGGCGCGGCCGGCACGGTTACCGTCGATAACAGCGCTGGTGCGGTGAGCGCCAGCGGCATGCAGTTCTTCACCAATGGTTATGTGATGAACGGCAGTGCGCTGACGCTCGTCGGCACTAATGGAGTCGCGCCCATCATCAATGTGGGTGATGGCACCGCGGTCAGCGCCAGCGATGTGGCGGTCATCAACAACGCGTTGGCTGGCAGCGCCGGTCTTACCAAGTCCGGTTACGGCACGCTGGTTCTTACCGGCACCAATACGTATACCGGCGGCACCACGATCAGCGACGGCACGCTACAAATCGGTAATGGCGGTACGACCGGTTCCATGGTTGGCAACATCATTGATAACGGCTCCCTCGTGTTCGATCACAGCGACAACGTGATCTTTACGGGTGGAATTAGCGGCAGCGGTAGCCTGACCCAACAGGGCAGCGGCAGCCTGACCCTGGCCGGCATGGGGGCGCTGAACGGCGGGGCCACGGTTGCGGC
This genomic window from Dyella terrae contains:
- a CDS encoding TolC family protein, with product MVGTWPAFAQGGRRAVHNPGSGPCLRRHWPLMLATLLLVTTHAHATEAQVTTLGELFALAHESEPGYRSVKDDVDASHARARQAWGAMLPQLTATANSNGNRRRYESQGNVPPVMHDRYHSNGDQLSLNQALWRPADLASWRQSKEEEAQASDQLDDAEQQLYQKVSTAWFDLMQARDQVEFTTAQRDTLRAKWDIEKKAASLGQQSEPKAEDAHAKYEDADADRASAELDQDTKLAALEQWIGSADGMQQPYLRNDAKIPDLVGGNLDEWLEQVDTHCPALRAAERAIAAANENVKKQRAGHQPTLDMVATYGDTDQAVGNFPGQPGYHIRQLAVGLQLSVPLYSGGTQSAKVEEALAQRDKALNQRDAARRQAILNVKSAFFSWRAGRAKASAARTAMESASSLLQVAQKGVARGLNTEADVLDARQQWITAQSNLRKGSYEQLSAYVKLKSTLGELSAVDLDELDALFINHESNADPVAMTVAPKAP
- a CDS encoding sulfotransferase family protein; amino-acid sequence: MERRFHFISGLPRSGSTLLSAILRQNPRFYAGMSGPIGGVFNTLLGELGGRNEYSVFINDEQRRRMLKGLFDQYYGPEFSADVVFDTNRIWCSKLGQLKPLFPHGKVIACVRHVSWVIDSIEQLIRKNAFQPSSIFNYQPGGTVYSRSEGVANGDGMVGFAYNALKEAYYGEDSENLMLLQYETLVGDPARAIQAVYDFIEEPTFTHDFERVSYDANEFDLRAGTPGLHTVREKVALRERTSILPPDVFRRFENDAFWSDSQLNLRGVRVI
- a CDS encoding HlyD family efflux transporter periplasmic adaptor subunit, with protein sequence MNLPMSMEQEEASPEGELVQDNWERFVRARTSDAFCSAWLALICEKFPNARQAAVLVEAQGGQAFVPIAVWPTAHAEMARMSAAVQRAIGDRRAVVLPVADQPGLLHVATPLSVNERIAGAVVLEMIADASSVPSLLRELHWGNAWLSNLLGKRDHDAAVEASTRSLGVLEAIATTLRHERFQQALFDLCNELRHRFGCTRVAIGLVREAKVTLVALSEAATFEKSSPLVQAYVAAMGEACDLAQPVESQEGYRAHAALLQRTGSSTALSLPIAQQARCLAVLTLERGDDRRFTEDERKWLDAFVALSAPVVAQRRDAERNSLQRLGDESRRVLKHLLGPRYLVWKVGATLAMIALAFLIFLPISYRVTAKTMTEGEIQRVAAAPFEGFLTASFVRAGDTVSEGQVLAQLDDHDLQVERTKWASDRDQYDNKLREAMAQHDLTAIQVVSAQRDEAQAQLDLLNDKLARTKIRAPYNGVVVSGDLSQQIGTPVEIGKKLFEVAPLHNYRIILQVDERDIGAIQVGQPGELVMHGLAGAPMPFTVAKIMPVATAQDGKNVYRVEAQLTHGTALLLPGMEGVGKVSVGRRTLGWVLLHSLFDWLRLSLWNWGL
- a CDS encoding ATP-binding response regulator, which codes for MASVLAWFLRGSTSLPILLTWYASVVGCRLVGIGYARHLVSRGITIKQTRRIILHLVILNSLAGAAWGSLVWIALDHAGVAGSILVMASMAGIAGHAMSMLAPVTPVYIGQAIAMQGVVASKLWLLGMVDTPYRGLAFAITLYAVGLIALARNTHQSIRNTIILRFENVELLELLRVESDNAQLARDKAEQANLTKSKFLAAASHDLRQPVHAQGMFLEVLARSELSDSQRKVLDNARATSQASAEMLNTLLDFSRIDAGVIKPNMRSFRLQPLFNKLETELGQHADFKDIVYRSRETHLAIFSDPALLELMLRNLISNAIRYTERGGILVACRKRGGEAVIEVFDTGIGIAPHLQKEVFREFHQLGNPERDRRKGLGLGLAITEGLARSMRHAVTLASRPDRGSVFRVSVPLAQGAFSEDSFDLPIHLPLQPEAYMAGRRILVIDDDEAVRLGMLQLLSSWGCHCFVAESYDEALQLARSHGPELVISDYRLRERQTGAEIIAALRAELSSELPALIVTGDTAPQRLREATSSGIPLVHKPVSPVQLYHAMVSILMIKEVEPVIGREEETLQPG
- a CDS encoding response regulator, producing the protein MSPTRFLLIDDHTLFRSGIAMVLTAGLKDIEIFEAASIAEALRTPTDTLDLLLLDVQLQGLNGLEGIALLKRKWPEAKIVVVSALYDPEAVREALERGAHRFISKAQTPDAMLETITALLDDHSAAPEGTSSASAVRSAKLTPRQCEVLDLLCQGLSNKMIGRRLNLSENTIRGHVQAILAALQVSSRSEAAFMSRRLGLIG